A genomic stretch from Coffea arabica cultivar ET-39 chromosome 10c, Coffea Arabica ET-39 HiFi, whole genome shotgun sequence includes:
- the LOC113713715 gene encoding aspartic proteinase-like protein 1 isoform X2: MGTQTAITFVLWMSLYTQFSTALYSSKLVHRFSEEAVSYWSSKGKNITLPKLGSLEHMKVLLSSDLKRQKLKLGSQDRLLIPSQGSETFFYGNDMGWLHYTWIDIGTPNVSFLVALDAGSDLFWVPCRCIQCAPLSSSYYSMLDRDLSEYEPSRSSTSKPLSCSHQLCELGLNCQSPNGSCPYSVNYSENTSSSGLLFEDQLYLTSSGGGAPEGSIQAQVIIGCGSKQSGSDLDGSAPDGLLGLGPGKIAIPSLLARSGLVPHSFSYCFDNSYSGRMYFGDQGPATQRSTTFVPYKGEYSGYFIEVEDYCIGSFCLKQNGFQAQVDSGSSFTYLPSEDYKLFVAEFDKQMNATRSGIEKFPYCYKARSHGQPDVPSMKFKFALNQSFVIENPMFHIIDYQGDDLYCLGIQPLDGGIGIIGRRELYDGIPLGV; this comes from the exons ATGGGCACCCAAACTGCGATCACTTTCGTGCTTTGGATGTCTCTTTACACCCAATTCTCCACAGCTCTTTACTCGTCAAAACTAGTTCATAGGTTCTCTGAAGAAGCTGTGTCATACTGGTCCTCGAAAGGCAAGAACATAACGCTGCCTAAGTTGGGAAGTTTGGAGCATATGAAGGTGTTGCTGAGCAGTGATTTAAAGCGGCAAAAATTGAAACTTGGGTCCCAGGATCGACTGTTAATTCCTTCTCAAGGGAGTGAAACCTTTTTTTATGGCAATGACATGGGATG GCTGCATTATACGTGGATTGATATAGGGACACcaaatgtttcttttcttgttgcaCTGGATGCTGGTAGTGATTTGTTTTGGGTCCCCTGTCGTTGCATCCAGTGTGCACCTCTGTCTTCAAGTTATTACTCTATGCTG GATAGGGACCTGAGTGAGTATGAGCCTTCCCGATCAAGTACCAGCAAGCCCCTGTCTTGCAGCCATCAATTATGCGAATTGGGTCTGAACTGCCAAAGTCCAAATGGTTCCTGCCCTTACAGTGTTAACTACTCAGAAAATACTTCAAGCTCGGGATTGCTTTTTGAGGACCAATTATATTTGACCTCAAGTGGAGGTGGTGCACCTGAAGGTTCTATCCAAGCTCAGGTCATCATAGG ATGTGGCAGCAAACAAAGTGGCAGTGACCTAGATGGATCTGCTCCTGATGGTCTTCTGGGATTGGGACCCGGGAAAATTGCTATTCCAAGTTTGCTCGCAAGATCTGGTCTGGTTCCACATTCATTTTCATATTGTTTTGATAATAGCTATTCTGGGAGAATGTACTTTGGAGACCAGGGTCCTGCAACTCAAAGAAGTACCACCTTTGTACCATACAAAGGCGAATA TTCTGGCTACTTCATTGAAGTCGAAGATTATTGCATTGGGAGTTTCTGTTTAAAACAAAATGGATTTCAAGCACAAGTTGATAGCGGGTCTTCCTTCACCTACCTTCCTAGTGAAGACTATAAACTTTTTGTTGCTGAG TTTGACAAACAAATGAATGCTACAAGGTCTGGCATAGAGAAGTTCCCTTACTGCTACAAGGCTCG TTCACATGGACAGCCAGATGTTCCTAGcatgaaattcaagtttgcTTTGAATCAAAGCTTTGTGATAGAGAACCCCATGTTTCACATAATTGACTACCAG GGAGATGATCTGTATTGTTTGGGCATACAACCCTTGGATGGAGGAATTGGTATCATTGGACGTCG AGAACTTTATGATGGGATACCGCTTGGTGTTTGA
- the LOC140016209 gene encoding large ribosomal subunit protein eL30-like: MATAGKKTKKTHESINNRLALVMKSGKYTLGYKTVLKTLRSSKGKLILISNNCPPLRKSEIEYYAMLAKVGVHHYNGNNVDLGTACGKYFRVSCLSIVDPGDSDIIKSLPGDH; this comes from the exons ATGGCCACCGCCGGCAAAAAGACG aagaagACCCATGAGAGCATCAATAACAGGTTGGCTTTGGTGATGAAGAGTGGAAAATACACTCTTGGTTACAAAACTGTTCTCAAGACTCTCAGGAGCTCTAAGG GGAAGCTGATTTTGATCTCAAATAATTGCCCCCCATTGAGGAAATCTGAGATTGAGTACTATGCTATGCTTGCTAAGGTTGGAGTTCATCACTACAATGGAA ACAATGTTGATCTTGGAACTGCATGCGGCAAGTATTTTCGGGTATCCTGTCTTAGCATCGTTGACCCTG GTGATTCGGATATCATCAAGTCTCTGCCCGGGGATCATTAA
- the LOC113713715 gene encoding aspartic proteinase-like protein 1 isoform X1, with translation MGTQTAITFVLWMSLYTQFSTALYSSKLVHRFSEEAVSYWSSKGKNITLPKLGSLEHMKVLLSSDLKRQKLKLGSQDRLLIPSQGSETFFYGNDMGWLHYTWIDIGTPNVSFLVALDAGSDLFWVPCRCIQCAPLSSSYYSMLDRDLSEYEPSRSSTSKPLSCSHQLCELGLNCQSPNGSCPYSVNYSENTSSSGLLFEDQLYLTSSGGGAPEGSIQAQVIIGCGSKQSGSDLDGSAPDGLLGLGPGKIAIPSLLARSGLVPHSFSYCFDNSYSGRMYFGDQGPATQRSTTFVPYKGEYSGYFIEVEDYCIGSFCLKQNGFQAQVDSGSSFTYLPSEDYKLFVAEFDKQMNATRSGIEKFPYCYKARSHGQPDVPSMKFKFALNQSFVIENPMFHIIDYQGDDLYCLGIQPLDGGIGIIGQNFMMGYRLVFDWENLKLGWSHSNCQDIRDSDRVHLTPSPNSAVNPLPTNEQQRTPGGHAVVPAVARRAPEESSAALSVHILYNHYCKTSLLLLHLTLWLPFW, from the exons ATGGGCACCCAAACTGCGATCACTTTCGTGCTTTGGATGTCTCTTTACACCCAATTCTCCACAGCTCTTTACTCGTCAAAACTAGTTCATAGGTTCTCTGAAGAAGCTGTGTCATACTGGTCCTCGAAAGGCAAGAACATAACGCTGCCTAAGTTGGGAAGTTTGGAGCATATGAAGGTGTTGCTGAGCAGTGATTTAAAGCGGCAAAAATTGAAACTTGGGTCCCAGGATCGACTGTTAATTCCTTCTCAAGGGAGTGAAACCTTTTTTTATGGCAATGACATGGGATG GCTGCATTATACGTGGATTGATATAGGGACACcaaatgtttcttttcttgttgcaCTGGATGCTGGTAGTGATTTGTTTTGGGTCCCCTGTCGTTGCATCCAGTGTGCACCTCTGTCTTCAAGTTATTACTCTATGCTG GATAGGGACCTGAGTGAGTATGAGCCTTCCCGATCAAGTACCAGCAAGCCCCTGTCTTGCAGCCATCAATTATGCGAATTGGGTCTGAACTGCCAAAGTCCAAATGGTTCCTGCCCTTACAGTGTTAACTACTCAGAAAATACTTCAAGCTCGGGATTGCTTTTTGAGGACCAATTATATTTGACCTCAAGTGGAGGTGGTGCACCTGAAGGTTCTATCCAAGCTCAGGTCATCATAGG ATGTGGCAGCAAACAAAGTGGCAGTGACCTAGATGGATCTGCTCCTGATGGTCTTCTGGGATTGGGACCCGGGAAAATTGCTATTCCAAGTTTGCTCGCAAGATCTGGTCTGGTTCCACATTCATTTTCATATTGTTTTGATAATAGCTATTCTGGGAGAATGTACTTTGGAGACCAGGGTCCTGCAACTCAAAGAAGTACCACCTTTGTACCATACAAAGGCGAATA TTCTGGCTACTTCATTGAAGTCGAAGATTATTGCATTGGGAGTTTCTGTTTAAAACAAAATGGATTTCAAGCACAAGTTGATAGCGGGTCTTCCTTCACCTACCTTCCTAGTGAAGACTATAAACTTTTTGTTGCTGAG TTTGACAAACAAATGAATGCTACAAGGTCTGGCATAGAGAAGTTCCCTTACTGCTACAAGGCTCG TTCACATGGACAGCCAGATGTTCCTAGcatgaaattcaagtttgcTTTGAATCAAAGCTTTGTGATAGAGAACCCCATGTTTCACATAATTGACTACCAG GGAGATGATCTGTATTGTTTGGGCATACAACCCTTGGATGGAGGAATTGGTATCATTGGAC AGAACTTTATGATGGGATACCGCTTGGTGTTTGATTGGGAAAATTTGAAGTTAGGATGGTCCCATTCAAACT GTCAAGACATAAGGGACAGTGACAGGGTGCATTTAACACCATCACCAAATTCTGCTGTCAATCCATTGCCAACAAATGAGCAACAGAGGACCCCCGGTGGCCATGCAGTCGTCCCTGCTGTTGCTCGTAGAGCTCCAGAAGAATCTTCTGCAGCATTGTCCGTTCACATTCTCTACAACCATTATTGCAAAACAAGTTTGTTGCTGCTACACTTGACATTATGGTTGCCGTTCTGGTAG